GACCTGATCATAGAGCAGAAATTTCATCGTACCATCATTGGCCAAAAGGGTGAGAAGATCAAAGAAGTGAGAGACAAGTTTCCAGAGGTACATATAACGATCATGCCTATTAATCTGTATGTCCCCTTGTAGTCTTGGAATTCTTTACAAGGTATTCATGGTAATGAATCATAGTAATTGTTAGGAACTACAGTTGAAGTCTTGTGTTTATATACACTTAGGTTGAAATGAACTCTTATTTATCCTGGCCATGTCCACAAACTATGTAGTTTTAACATATCGTTTAGGATATCTACTTTGCACATGACACAAACAATTTTTGATGAAATAATAGCATTTTTgattaaacaaaaatggaagTTTTTGGCTAAAATTCCAGCAACTTATTGTAAGAAGCTTGTGGAAGGCTACCAGAAATGTTTGAAGTTAAACAGTTTAAAGGCAATGCTACCAAATACtatgcatgtgtatgtaaaCTTCTGAGCCACTGGGGAATGTGatcaaagaaataaaagctgaaataaaTCATTGTCTCTAATATTATTctgacatttcacatttttaaaatatagcaGTGATCCTGAGTGACCTAGGAGAGGGAATATGTACTAGGGTTAAATGGCAGGAATTGTGAAAAACTAAGTTTAAATGAATGTGGCTAAGATGTATGCAAACGTTTTACCTCAACTGTATTCCTAAAAGATCCTTTTGAGGTACATATGAGTATTACAGTCGATCATGCTTTTGTTACATTCTTTTGGGGagatttcctgtcaaaatgagaaatgactGTTACACATAAGGtttgtgatttattttgatccttttgtctatatttgtgcAGGTCATTATCAACTTTCCAGATCAGTCTCAGAAGAGTGACATTGTGCAGCTCCGGGGACCCAAAAATGAGGTGGAGAAATGTGCAAAATTTCTACAGAAACTTCTGGTTGAGCTGGTATGATTTTCTCCACTTTTCTTTGTGTTGCTTCAGCTGACACATTGAGTTTTCTGGATAAGCTTTAGTTTATTCATAACAAAACCACTAAGGACCTCATTGTTTACTCTTTGCATGACCTTTATTTTGGGATTATAAATGCTTTGCAATGTAAGCTGCTGAAAGATGATGCCATTATTGTTCTGCTTTGTATTTTCAATTAGATTGAAAGCAGCTACTCGATATCTGTGCCCATCTTTAAGCAGTTCCACAAAAATATTATTGGCAAAGGAGGTGCCAACATCAAAAAGGtgagaaaaaggacaaaaaaatgtGTTCCTTACTGTTGGGTTTGGAATGTCATGTTAAAGCCCTTTGAACCACAGTCCATGTATGACATGTTTTTAATATTGATAATGTACAACTAATAATGTTATTAGTACTAATACCATCTAATTTTTGGTATGAAGCAACACTTTCATTGGTGTCTTTCAGAGCTGGTATCCTCTTTTGTAATCCTCTTATGATGGATTAACTCTGATTATCTTTAGATGATAGAATCTGCTGGTCTGTCATTCCTTGTAGATTCGTGAAGAGACCAACACAAAAATTGATCTCCCCACGGAGAACAGTGACTCTGAGATGATTGTGATCACTGGCAAGAAAAGCAACTGTGAGGCAGCACGGGACAGGATCCTTGCCATCCAGAGAGATCTGGTGAGAATAAAGGGAGGAAGaaggatgaaagaaagaagtagaAGAGAGGATTTTTTTTATAAGGATGTTTCCACCAAAAAGTAGAATGAGAGCATGTGTAAAACTATCACTTAGCatatcatattttaaaaatgtctccTTTGTTTTGTCTGCCTCACTGCCTGTTTTTCTTGGtgtccaccttgtgcttcctcaCTTCCTTCAGGCAAATCTCAAGGAAACAGAGGTGACTATTCCAGCTAAGCTGCATAACTCTTTGATTGGGTCAAAGGGTTGTCTTGTGCGTTCAGTGATGGAGGAGTGTGGAGGTGTACACATTCACTTTCCTGCTGAAGGCTCAGGGGTGGACAAGGTCACCATCCGAGGTCCTGCAGGAGAGGTGGAGCGAGCCAGGAGACAACTACTACAGCTCGCTGAGGAGAAGGTAagcaaagataaaaaaaaaagtagagagaaaggaagaaagtgGTCAGGCAGAATAAGAAATGACGGTGATCAATATCTTTTTTTACCCTTCCAATCAAGTAAACCTCAGTTATTCAAGTGAAATTTTTGTTCAACAGCAAGTCAACAATTTCTCAGTAGAGCTTCAGGCGAAACCCGAGTACCACAAGTTTCTGATAGGCCGAGGAGGAGCAAATATTCGGCGTGTACGTGACCGAACGGGGGCTCGCATCATCTTTCCCTCGCCCGATGAGCCTGAGCAGGAGCGCATCACAATTGTGGGTCGAGAGGAAGCAGTGAGGCTCGCACAGAAAGAGCTGGAGACCCTCATCAAAAACCTGGTATAGCAGCACAGCTTGTCACAGCATTCAGAGTTGAGATGAGACTGCGTGAAAATAgttataaaatagaaaataggcCTGATTGATGTCACAAATCTTTACAGACCCAAtgcttgtctctctgtctctgtcaatTCCCTCAGGAGGATGTGATTGAGGACAGTATGGTTGTTGACCCACGACATCATCGTCACTTTGTTTGTCGGCGAGGGCAGGTCCTAAGAGAGCTTGCTGAAGAGTATGGTGGGGTTGCCGTTAGTTTCCCTCGTACAGGCACACACAGTGACTGCATCACTCTCAAAGGAGCCAGAGAGTGTGTGGATGCTGCCAAGAGGCGCATTCAGGAGATCATTCAGGATTTGGTGAGCAGCAGGAAAGCCATATGCCAGCCCTGGTGAAATAACAGGAGCACAAATCTCTTGAATCACAAAGAAGTGGAAATTAAAAGTGGtcttatattaaattatttgcatTGACATTTTATAACTTGTGCAGGGTTTTTGTATATCCATCTGTTATGTAAGTCTTGTATGTTCCAGTggcattattttatgttttgctcAGGAGTCTCAGGTGAGTGTGGAGGTGGTGGTTCCCCAACGTTTTCACAGAGCAGTAATGGGACCTAAAGGCTGCAGGATCCAACAGATCACCCGAGAGCATGAGGTCCAAATTAAATTTCCAGAGAGAGAAGAGTCTGCAAGTATGACCCACTATACTTTCATCATTAATCCTTTTCTTATCACTGTTATATCAAACAGTTTGCATTTGAAAACAACATTGGTAAATTTTTTGTGTTATGAAATTCTCCTGCAATCTTGTCTTTTGTGCACAGCTCAGGACGCTTGTCCTGTGGAGAATGGTAGCACCAGCCCAGAGGCAGACTCTGTGCCTCGCAAGTGTGACATAATCACTGTGACTGGACGGGTGGAGAAGTGTGAACAGGCACGAGCAGCCTTGCTAGTATGTCACTGACTGCAGTTTGTCATTAATATGTTTGTCTTAAAGTTGAAATTTTGGATAAAGTAGGCTTGTAAAAGCTTTACAAGATTGATCATAGAAGCAATTAAGCTATTggtcctttctctctttcacttatTATCTCTCTTTAGGCTCTGGTACCTGTGACGGTTGATGTAGAGGTGCCGTATGACTTGCACCGGTACATCATTGGGCAGAAAGGAAGCGGCATCAGAAAAATGATGGAGGACTATGAGGTAAGTAGATTTGATAGGGATATTATGTCAAGAAATGTTATTGAAACAGACATGATGTCTAACAGTAAATGAGCACTTAGTCGTCAAACTGTAGCTTGGAAGAAAATTGATTGCCATCCAGCTCAAGCTAGAGAGTTTACAGTCTTACTAATTGGCTAATTTGTATTGCTAAATACCAAAGAGGGTAGTAACTCTCACTGGTGCTGTGTAGGTGAACATCTGGGTTCCTCAGCCGGAGCAGCAGTCAGATGTCATAAAGGTAACAGGGCAGGAGGCCAGTGTGGAGAGAGCCAGGCAAGCCCTGCTGGACAGAGTCAGAGAGCTGCAGGCAGAGCAAGAAGACCGGGTACACAGCACACACATTATGTAACTTGAGTGGCGTTGACTCAGCATTCTGGCACAGAACCGCATTATATAGCATTGGTGCACAGTAGCACACATTATGAAACACCACTATACTATATAACACCTCACTCACAACTGGACACAAAAAGTgtactacattacatcacagtacAACATACGTTAAAAATTTATCAAGCATATCAACCTGTTTCATGCACATGCAGGCCTTGCGGAGTTATAAGGTGACTCTCTCGGTTGACCCTAAATATCACCCCAAAATCATCGGCCGCAAAGGAGCAGTCATCTCCCAGATTCGTAAAGACCATGATGTCAACGTACAGTTCCCTGATAAGGGCGATGAGCAACAGGTATGTGCTTTGTGCCGTTTtcagcctctttttttttttttgttttggaataatgccctgcaatggactggcgacctgtccatggtgtatcctgccttccgcccgttgactgctgggataggctccagcaccccccccacccccccaccccccgcgaccctgacggagaagtggcttggaaaatggatggatggatggatgttttggaataaatgaatacatttaatcATATAATTATGTCTCATTTCTCATCCTCTTTCATATTTTGTCTCTGAGTGTAGGATGTAATAGTAATCTGGGGATATGAGCGGAATGTAGAGGAAGCAAAGGCAGCTATAGAGCAGATGGTGGCAGCATTGCAGGAGATGGTGAGTGAGGATGTCCGGCTGGATCACCGGGTCCATGCACGCGTCATCGGAGCACGTGGAAAAGCCATCCGCAAACTAATGGAAGAGTTCAAAGTAGGTGCCAGTTGTGTTAAACTTTTCTCATTCCGAGTCCTTTTGCAATATTACTGATAGTAAGAAGGTGAAAAAACTTTTCATGCAttgttgtatttcttttttgcaGGTTGATATAAGATTTCCCCAGCCAGGCTCAGAAGATCCAGACAAAGTGACGGTTACTGGTCTACCAGAGAATGTTGATAAAGCCATCGACCATCTCCTCAACCTGGAGGAAGAATATGtgagaagcacacacacatatacttaTTGTGCTATTTAAAGATAAAGAGCTATTTACTCTCAGTATATACTATAATACTGTTTTAGAATCAGCAAATTATTATTACCCATgcctattcataatttttttttcttttttgtctgtctgtgtgattCAGATGTTAACGGTGACTGAGACAGAAACATTGGCTGCCTATATGAAGCCTCCGTCTCGGGTTGTGGGAGTGGGTGGAGGGGATGAAGAGAGCAGAGGGCCAGCTAAAGGCTTTGTGGTGCGGGATGCACCCTGGAATGTTTCAGGCAGCAAGGTGGTCACAGATTCATACAGTGAATTGATTAGTATAGGATCAGAAATGATTGCCCTTGCATCAGTCAGACTCTAATTTAAAATGTGGTTACTGCATTTAGTTGATATTGACATTACCATGtaactgtatgtgtgtggtttCAGGCCCCTGACATGAGCAGTGCTGAGGACTTTCCTACATTCGGATCTGGAGTAGCACCAAAACAGACATCTGCTTGGGGCCCCAAGAAATTCTGAAAGAGTGAGATGAGCTCTGTCTCTATATAGACAAGCAATCTGTCTCTCGTTTTATTTCTcatcttattttttataaatgtaaatgaaatattacaAGTGGACAAATATTGACGTATTTTGACTATTTTTCcccactttctcttttctttgtccCTTCAGGTGATGTAGCTTCCTCCCAGGAGTGATCTTGTGCCCTTTTTACCCTTCTGTTTAGATGCCAGGAGCAGTTTGAACAGGTGTGAACTCACTTAAGCAGCACTCATGTGCCCcttctgttctttttgttttggccTTTGTTAAAGGAATCTATGtgtagtttttatattttatcggATCGTCCGTCATTTATGAGctcaaaatgtttttgagtAGCTCCAAACTTCCA
This portion of the Pygocentrus nattereri isolate fPygNat1 chromosome 13, fPygNat1.pri, whole genome shotgun sequence genome encodes:
- the hdlbpb gene encoding vigilin; the protein is MSSVAVLTQESFAEHRSGLKDTEITGGVPEDEAYIPTYLEAFPPLPDKGAPGERSGEPAGAWSKIRPIKASVITQVFHVPLEERRYKDNSQFGEGEEAKVCLDIMQKTGAHIELSLAKDQGLSIMVTGKLDSVMKARKEIVARLQTQASATVVIPKEHHRFVIGKNGEKLQELELKTATKIAIPRPDDPNTNIRITGTKEGIEKARHEILLISAEQDKRAVERLSLEKAFHPFIAGAYNRLVQELSQETGARISIPPPSLLKEEIVITGEKEAVAMAIARIRAIYEEKKRKTTTISVEVKKSQHKYIVGPKGNTLHEIMESTGVSVEMPPLDSGSETIILRGEPDKLGPALTQVYAKAKSVMVVEVTAPAWLHRFIIGKKGQNISRITQQLPKVHIEFTDGEERISLEGPTEEVEQAQAQIQEIIKDLMARMDYTEINIDQRFHRHLIGKNGANINRIKEQYKVSVRIPQDSDRCGLVRIEGDPQGVQLARRELVDMAQRMENERTKDLIIEQKFHRTIIGQKGEKIKEVRDKFPEVIINFPDQSQKSDIVQLRGPKNEVEKCAKFLQKLLVELIESSYSISVPIFKQFHKNIIGKGGANIKKIREETNTKIDLPTENSDSEMIVITGKKSNCEAARDRILAIQRDLANLKETEVTIPAKLHNSLIGSKGCLVRSVMEECGGVHIHFPAEGSGVDKVTIRGPAGEVERARRQLLQLAEEKQVNNFSVELQAKPEYHKFLIGRGGANIRRVRDRTGARIIFPSPDEPEQERITIVGREEAVRLAQKELETLIKNLEDVIEDSMVVDPRHHRHFVCRRGQVLRELAEEYGGVAVSFPRTGTHSDCITLKGARECVDAAKRRIQEIIQDLESQVSVEVVVPQRFHRAVMGPKGCRIQQITREHEVQIKFPEREESATQDACPVENGSTSPEADSVPRKCDIITVTGRVEKCEQARAALLALVPVTVDVEVPYDLHRYIIGQKGSGIRKMMEDYEVNIWVPQPEQQSDVIKVTGQEASVERARQALLDRVRELQAEQEDRALRSYKVTLSVDPKYHPKIIGRKGAVISQIRKDHDVNVQFPDKGDEQQDVIVIWGYERNVEEAKAAIEQMVAALQEMVSEDVRLDHRVHARVIGARGKAIRKLMEEFKVDIRFPQPGSEDPDKVTVTGLPENVDKAIDHLLNLEEEYMLTVTETETLAAYMKPPSRVVGVGGGDEESRGPAKGFVVRDAPWNVSGSKAPDMSSAEDFPTFGSGVAPKQTSAWGPKKF